One Telluria mixta DNA window includes the following coding sequences:
- the dapF gene encoding diaminopimelate epimerase gives MKLKFTKMHGAGNDFIVIDAINQDIDLGPEQWRRLADRRFGIGADQILIVERPATEGSDFRYRIYNNDGGEVEQCGNGSRAFVRFVSDKGLTDKRSIRVETMSGIITPRLEDDGSITVDMGAPILEPARVPFDAAGLEGVAEGRDTLWPITVSNKGQEQTVLVSTVSMGNPHAVQVVADVDTAPVLETGPQIEHHPRFPRRVNAGFLQIVDRGHVKLRVYERGAGETLACGTGACAAVVAGIRRGLLDSPVQVQARGGKLTINWAGEGQPVYMSGPAETVFEGEIDI, from the coding sequence ATGAAACTCAAGTTCACCAAGATGCATGGCGCCGGCAACGATTTTATCGTCATCGACGCGATCAACCAGGACATCGACCTCGGCCCGGAACAATGGCGCCGCCTCGCCGACCGCCGCTTCGGCATCGGTGCCGACCAGATCCTGATCGTCGAGCGCCCGGCCACGGAAGGCAGCGATTTCCGCTACCGCATCTATAACAATGACGGCGGCGAAGTCGAACAATGCGGCAACGGCTCGCGCGCGTTCGTCCGCTTCGTCAGCGACAAGGGCCTGACCGACAAGCGCAGCATCCGCGTCGAAACGATGAGCGGCATCATCACGCCGCGCCTGGAAGACGACGGCAGCATCACGGTGGACATGGGCGCCCCGATCCTGGAACCGGCCCGCGTCCCGTTCGATGCGGCCGGCCTGGAAGGCGTTGCCGAAGGCCGCGACACGCTGTGGCCGATCACCGTCTCGAACAAGGGCCAGGAACAGACCGTGCTCGTGTCGACGGTCTCGATGGGCAACCCGCACGCGGTGCAGGTCGTCGCCGACGTCGACACGGCCCCCGTCCTCGAAACGGGCCCGCAGATCGAGCATCATCCGCGGTTCCCGCGCCGCGTGAACGCCGGCTTCCTGCAGATCGTGGACCGCGGCCATGTGAAGCTGCGCGTCTACGAACGCGGTGCCGGCGAGACGCTGGCCTGCGGCACCGGCGCCTGCGCCGCCGTCGTGGCCGGCATCCGGCGTGGCCTGCTGGACTCGCCCGTGCAAGTCCAGGCCCGCGGCGGCAAGCTGACCATCAACTGGGCCGGCGAAGGCCAGCCTGTTTATATGAGCGGTCCGGCCGAGACCGTGTTCGAAGGCGAAATCGACATTTGA
- the metF gene encoding methylenetetrahydrofolate reductase [NAD(P)H] yields METPNISIEFFPPKTPEGADKLRVARQKLAELNPKYFSVTFGAGGSTQHGTLSTVLEILAAGHDAAPHLSCVGGTRESIRAILQEFKEKGIRRLVALRGDLPSGYGGAGELRYASDLVEFIRQETGDWFHIEVAAYPEMHPQARSPQDDLQAFARKVQAGANAAITQYFYNPDAYFQFVDNAHKLGVDVPIVAGIMPITNYTQLMRFSDMCGAEIPRWIRLKLASFGDDSASIKAFGLDVVSGLCERLLAGGAPGLHFYSMNQAAATTAIWQRITAA; encoded by the coding sequence ATGGAAACCCCTAACATCAGTATCGAGTTTTTTCCGCCCAAGACGCCCGAGGGTGCGGACAAGCTGCGCGTGGCTCGCCAGAAGCTGGCCGAGCTGAATCCTAAGTATTTCTCCGTGACGTTCGGCGCCGGCGGCAGCACGCAGCACGGCACGCTGTCGACCGTGCTCGAGATCCTCGCCGCGGGCCATGATGCCGCACCGCACCTGTCGTGCGTGGGCGGCACGCGCGAATCGATCCGCGCGATCTTGCAGGAATTCAAGGAGAAGGGCATCCGCCGCCTCGTGGCGTTGCGCGGTGACTTGCCGAGTGGCTATGGCGGCGCGGGCGAACTGCGCTATGCCAGCGACCTCGTGGAGTTCATCCGCCAGGAAACGGGCGACTGGTTCCACATCGAGGTGGCCGCGTATCCGGAAATGCACCCGCAGGCACGTTCTCCGCAGGACGACCTGCAAGCCTTCGCCCGCAAGGTGCAGGCCGGCGCGAATGCCGCGATCACGCAGTATTTCTACAATCCGGACGCGTACTTCCAGTTCGTCGACAATGCGCACAAGCTCGGCGTGGACGTGCCCATCGTGGCCGGCATCATGCCAATCACGAATTACACGCAGCTGATGCGTTTCTCCGACATGTGCGGCGCCGAGATTCCGCGCTGGATCCGGCTGAAACTGGCCAGCTTCGGCGACGACTCGGCGTCCATCAAGGCGTTCGGCCTGGATGTCGTCAGCGGCCTGTGCGAGCGCCTGCTCGCTGGCGGCGCGCCCGGCCTGCACTTCTACAGCATGAACCAGGCGGCGGCCACGACCGCGATCTGGCAGCGCATCACGGCAGCCTGA
- the metK gene encoding methionine adenosyltransferase gives MSSNDYLFTSESVSEGHPDKVADQISDAILDAILEQDPRARVAAETLCNTGLVVLAGEITTHANVDYIQVARNTIKRIGYDNTDYGIDYKGCAVLVAYDKQSPDIAQGVDEGAGLDLDQGAGDQGLMFGYACDETPELMPAAIYYAHRLVERQSQLRKDGRLPWLRPDAKSQVTLRYVNGRPVSVNTVVLSTQHAPEVSHSQIEEAVIEEIIKPVLPREWLQDTRYLVNPTGRFVIGGPQGDCGLTGRKIIVDTYGGAAPHGGGAFSGKDPSKVDRSAAYAARYVAKNVVAAGLARQCQVQVSYAIGVARPINITVYTEGTGVISDEKIAELVMEHFDLRPKGIVQMLDLLRPIYAKSAAYGHFGREEPEFTWERTDKAALLRAEAGLA, from the coding sequence ATGTCTTCCAACGACTACCTCTTCACTTCCGAGTCCGTCTCGGAAGGCCATCCGGACAAGGTCGCCGACCAGATTTCCGACGCCATCCTCGACGCCATCCTCGAACAGGATCCGCGCGCGCGCGTGGCTGCCGAGACCCTGTGCAACACGGGTCTGGTCGTCCTGGCCGGAGAGATCACGACGCACGCAAACGTCGATTATATTCAAGTTGCACGCAATACCATCAAGCGCATCGGTTACGACAACACCGACTACGGCATCGACTATAAAGGTTGCGCCGTGCTCGTCGCCTATGACAAGCAGTCGCCGGACATCGCCCAGGGCGTGGACGAAGGTGCTGGCCTCGACCTCGACCAGGGCGCCGGCGACCAGGGCCTGATGTTCGGTTACGCGTGCGATGAGACGCCGGAACTGATGCCGGCCGCTATTTATTATGCGCACCGCCTCGTCGAGCGCCAGTCGCAGCTGCGCAAGGACGGCCGCCTGCCGTGGCTGCGTCCGGACGCCAAGTCCCAGGTCACGCTGCGCTACGTCAACGGCCGTCCGGTGTCCGTGAACACCGTCGTGCTGTCGACCCAGCACGCGCCGGAAGTGAGCCACAGCCAGATCGAGGAAGCGGTGATCGAAGAGATCATCAAGCCGGTGCTGCCGCGCGAGTGGCTGCAGGACACCCGCTACCTGGTCAACCCGACCGGCCGCTTCGTCATCGGCGGCCCGCAGGGCGACTGCGGCCTGACCGGCCGCAAGATCATCGTCGACACCTACGGCGGTGCCGCACCGCACGGCGGCGGCGCATTCTCCGGCAAGGACCCGTCGAAGGTCGACCGCTCGGCCGCCTACGCTGCCCGCTACGTCGCCAAGAACGTCGTGGCCGCCGGCCTGGCGCGTCAGTGCCAGGTGCAGGTCAGCTACGCGATCGGCGTGGCCCGTCCGATCAACATCACGGTCTACACCGAAGGCACGGGCGTCATTTCGGACGAGAAGATCGCCGAACTGGTGATGGAACACTTCGACCTGCGCCCGAAAGGCATCGTGCAGATGCTCGACCTGCTGCGTCCGATCTACGCCAAGTCGGCCGCCTACGGTCACTTCGGCCGCGAAGAGCCGGAATTCACGTGGGAGCGCACCGACAAGGCCGCGCTGCTGCGCGCCGAAGCCGGTCTCGCGTAA
- a CDS encoding 5-formyltetrahydrofolate cyclo-ligase produces the protein MADEKQAAKTALRKALRTARGGLDPAIKVQWDAHIGAQVVAWWRLRQVSVIGVYWPLAGEPDLRAAYAELHQAGVRLALPVVMERNAPLTFTEWVPGEAMLPDEAGIQVPAQLRFIERPPALLIPCLGFNAEGYRLGYGGGYYDRTLEQPPRPHTLGIAYSNQEAMFSHAPHDVPLDVIVTETTNVT, from the coding sequence GTGGCGGACGAGAAACAGGCAGCGAAAACAGCGTTGCGCAAGGCGCTCAGGACTGCACGTGGGGGGCTTGATCCAGCAATCAAGGTCCAGTGGGATGCACATATCGGCGCGCAGGTGGTCGCGTGGTGGAGATTGCGCCAGGTAAGTGTCATCGGCGTGTACTGGCCGCTGGCCGGCGAGCCCGACCTGCGCGCGGCGTACGCGGAGCTGCACCAGGCCGGCGTGCGCCTGGCGCTGCCCGTCGTGATGGAACGCAATGCGCCGCTGACGTTCACCGAGTGGGTCCCCGGCGAAGCCATGTTGCCGGACGAAGCCGGCATCCAGGTCCCGGCCCAGCTGCGCTTCATCGAGCGCCCGCCGGCCCTCCTGATCCCCTGTCTCGGTTTCAATGCCGAAGGGTATCGCCTCGGCTATGGCGGCGGCTATTACGACCGCACCCTCGAACAACCGCCGCGTCCGCACACCTTGGGCATTGCCTACAGTAATCAGGAAGCCATGTTCTCGCACGCGCCGCACGACGTGCCGCTGGACGTGATCGTGACGGAAACCACCAACGTCACGTGA
- a CDS encoding lytic transglycosylase domain-containing protein: MSQTLLAGTVVAASSLLFLASPDVAAQAASPGTTPPAPAAPTAVLAPGGLSPAPPVVAPGPQADASREQDEIFAQLRDAARKNDADKAAALAARLPGYAIPSYVDYYRLKPRLRDASNEEILDFLKRYEGSAIADRLRNDWLLELGRKRDWVNFDRELPLFVKKDDYQVKCYALLSRAAKGQNVAAEARVLLDNPPLYGEACAALVNQLVQSGQFTNNDLLAQLRLAGEMHATGPSRRTALLLGASDSRAAQAVDLPAVAMARGIGSTRADHEIYLVALGRMARTSLKLATVALNKNASKLSAEERAIGWANIALAASLTLAPEAYDDWKKAEGAPLTWNQLEWKTRIALRRGDWKTVRSTIEAMPAPQHDEPVWTYWLGRALQAEGRREDGQALFRRIADQNSFYGQLAMEELGMQISIPPSAAPPTPAELAQVATNPGFKRALKFFSMRMRFEGTREWNWALNGFTERQLLAAAEFARQNDILDRMLSTSERTRTEFDYTQRFPAPHNDILHPTAQGLGLDQAWVYGLIRQESRFVTDAQSGVGASGLMQVMPSTGKWVAEKIGLTDYGHGMLSDIRTNIVLGTNYLNMVLNNAEGSQVLATAAYNAGPGRARTWRGLLTAPMEGAVFVESIPFEETRTYVRNVMSNATNYAALFDKRPQSLKARLGTITPRGGGIGLP, translated from the coding sequence ATGTCGCAGACACTGTTAGCCGGCACCGTCGTGGCCGCTTCCAGCCTGCTCTTCCTCGCGTCGCCCGATGTCGCGGCCCAGGCCGCGTCTCCGGGTACGACACCCCCCGCACCTGCCGCACCGACGGCGGTGCTTGCGCCGGGCGGGCTGTCGCCCGCCCCTCCAGTGGTCGCGCCCGGACCGCAGGCGGATGCCAGCCGCGAGCAGGACGAGATTTTTGCGCAACTGCGCGACGCTGCCCGCAAGAACGATGCCGACAAGGCCGCGGCGCTGGCGGCACGGTTGCCGGGCTACGCGATTCCGTCGTACGTCGACTATTATCGGCTCAAACCGCGGCTACGCGACGCTTCCAACGAGGAAATCCTGGATTTCCTGAAACGTTACGAAGGCAGCGCCATCGCCGACCGCCTGCGCAACGACTGGCTGCTGGAACTCGGCCGCAAGCGCGACTGGGTCAACTTCGACCGCGAGCTGCCCCTGTTCGTCAAGAAAGACGATTACCAGGTCAAGTGCTATGCCTTGCTGTCGCGCGCAGCGAAGGGACAAAACGTGGCGGCCGAGGCACGCGTGCTGCTCGACAATCCGCCGCTGTACGGCGAAGCCTGCGCCGCGCTCGTCAACCAGCTCGTCCAGTCCGGCCAGTTCACGAACAACGATTTGCTGGCCCAGCTGCGCCTGGCCGGCGAGATGCACGCGACGGGGCCGTCGCGCCGCACGGCGCTGCTGCTGGGCGCGTCCGACAGCCGCGCCGCGCAGGCCGTCGACCTGCCGGCCGTGGCGATGGCGCGTGGCATCGGCAGCACGCGCGCCGATCACGAGATCTACCTCGTCGCCCTCGGCCGCATGGCGCGCACGAGCCTGAAGCTGGCGACAGTGGCGCTGAACAAGAATGCGTCGAAACTGTCGGCCGAGGAACGCGCGATTGGCTGGGCGAACATTGCCCTGGCCGCGTCGCTGACGCTGGCGCCGGAGGCGTACGACGACTGGAAGAAGGCCGAAGGGGCGCCGCTGACGTGGAACCAGCTGGAGTGGAAGACGCGCATCGCGCTGCGCCGCGGCGACTGGAAGACGGTGCGGTCCACGATCGAGGCGATGCCGGCACCGCAGCATGACGAGCCCGTCTGGACGTACTGGCTGGGCCGCGCCCTGCAGGCCGAAGGCCGGCGCGAGGATGGGCAGGCGCTGTTCCGCCGCATCGCCGACCAGAACAGTTTTTATGGCCAGCTGGCGATGGAAGAGCTGGGCATGCAGATCAGCATCCCGCCCAGCGCCGCGCCGCCCACGCCGGCCGAGCTGGCGCAGGTGGCGACCAATCCCGGCTTCAAGCGCGCGTTGAAATTCTTTTCGATGCGCATGCGCTTCGAGGGCACGCGCGAATGGAATTGGGCGCTCAACGGTTTCACGGAACGCCAGCTGCTGGCCGCCGCCGAGTTCGCGCGCCAGAACGATATCCTCGACCGCATGCTGTCCACGTCGGAACGCACGCGCACCGAATTCGACTACACCCAGCGCTTCCCGGCGCCGCACAACGACATCCTGCATCCGACGGCGCAGGGCCTCGGCCTCGACCAGGCGTGGGTCTACGGCCTGATCCGCCAGGAATCGCGCTTCGTGACGGATGCGCAGTCGGGCGTGGGGGCGTCCGGGCTGATGCAGGTGATGCCGTCGACCGGTAAATGGGTGGCGGAAAAGATCGGCCTGACGGATTACGGTCACGGCATGCTCAGCGATATCCGGACGAATATCGTGCTCGGCACCAATTACCTGAACATGGTGCTGAACAATGCGGAAGGCTCGCAGGTGCTGGCGACGGCCGCCTACAACGCCGGACCGGGACGGGCGCGCACGTGGCGCGGGCTGTTGACGGCGCCGATGGAAGGGGCCGTGTTCGTCGAGTCGATCCCGTTCGAGGAAACCCGAACCTACGTGCGCAACGTGATGTCGAACGCGACGAACTATGCCGCGTTGTTCGACAAGCGTCCGCAATCGCTCAAGGCGCGCCTGGGCACGATCACGCCGCGCGGCGGGGGCATCGGCCTCCCCTGA
- the ahcY gene encoding adenosylhomocysteinase, which translates to MSAVLKDTTQDYLVADIGLASWGEKEIRIAETEMPGLMAIRDEYAAAQPLKGARIAGSLHMTIQTAVLIRTLEALGAQVRWASCNIYSTQDHAAAAIASVGTPVFAVKGETLDEYWEYTHRIFEWPGDNHANMILDDGGDATLLLHLGVRAEKDISVLDKPGSEEEICLFNAIKGRLAVDPQWYSKRLPEIQGVTEETTTGVHRLYQMHAEGKLAFPAINVNDSVTKSKFDNLYGCRESLVDGIKRATDVMIAGKIAVIAGYGDVGKGSAQAMRALSAQVWVTEIDPICALQAAMEGYRVVTMDMAAEHGDIFVTCTGNYHVITEQHMLRMKDQAIVCNIGHFDNEIEVAALRKYEWENIKPQVDHIIFPDGKRIILLAEGRLVNLGCGTGHPSYVMSSSFANQTIAQIELFTNTAAYPVGVYTLPKKLDEKVARLQLKKLNAQLTELTDEQAAYITVSKEGPYKPEHYRY; encoded by the coding sequence ATGAGCGCCGTACTCAAAGACACCACCCAGGACTACCTCGTTGCCGACATCGGCCTCGCCTCGTGGGGCGAGAAGGAAATCCGCATCGCCGAAACCGAAATGCCGGGCCTGATGGCCATCCGCGACGAATACGCGGCCGCCCAGCCCCTGAAAGGCGCGCGCATCGCCGGTTCGCTGCACATGACCATCCAGACCGCCGTGCTGATCCGTACGCTGGAAGCCCTCGGCGCGCAAGTGCGCTGGGCCTCGTGCAACATCTACTCGACGCAGGACCACGCTGCCGCTGCCATCGCATCGGTCGGTACGCCCGTGTTCGCCGTCAAGGGCGAGACGCTGGACGAATACTGGGAATACACCCATCGCATCTTCGAATGGCCGGGTGACAACCACGCCAACATGATCCTGGACGACGGCGGCGACGCCACGCTGCTGCTGCACCTGGGCGTGCGCGCCGAGAAGGACATCTCGGTGCTGGACAAGCCGGGTTCGGAAGAAGAAATCTGCCTGTTCAATGCGATCAAGGGCCGCCTGGCCGTCGATCCGCAGTGGTACTCGAAGCGCCTGCCGGAAATCCAGGGCGTGACCGAAGAAACCACCACTGGCGTGCACCGCCTGTACCAGATGCACGCGGAAGGCAAGCTGGCATTCCCGGCCATCAACGTCAACGATTCCGTGACGAAATCGAAGTTCGACAACCTGTACGGCTGCCGCGAATCGCTCGTCGACGGCATCAAGCGTGCGACGGACGTGATGATCGCCGGTAAGATCGCTGTCATCGCAGGCTACGGTGACGTCGGCAAGGGCTCGGCGCAGGCCATGCGCGCGTTGTCGGCCCAGGTGTGGGTCACCGAGATCGACCCGATCTGCGCACTGCAGGCCGCGATGGAAGGCTACCGCGTCGTGACGATGGACATGGCTGCCGAACACGGCGACATCTTCGTCACCTGCACCGGCAACTACCACGTGATCACCGAGCAGCACATGCTGCGCATGAAGGACCAGGCGATCGTCTGCAATATCGGCCACTTCGACAACGAGATCGAAGTCGCCGCGCTGCGCAAGTACGAGTGGGAAAACATCAAGCCGCAGGTCGACCACATCATCTTCCCGGACGGCAAGCGCATCATCCTGCTGGCCGAAGGCCGTCTCGTGAACCTGGGCTGCGGCACGGGTCACCCGTCGTACGTGATGAGCTCGTCGTTCGCGAACCAGACCATCGCCCAGATCGAACTGTTCACCAATACCGCCGCCTACCCGGTCGGCGTGTACACGCTGCCGAAGAAGCTGGACGAAAAAGTCGCCCGCCTGCAGCTGAAGAAGCTCAACGCCCAGCTGACCGAGCTGACCGACGAGCAGGCTGCCTACATCACGGTAAGCAAGGAAGGCCCCTACAAGCCGGAACACTACCGTTATTGA
- a CDS encoding lysophospholipid acyltransferase family protein, with amino-acid sequence MLVLLFRILSFLPLRVLHALGAALGWIVYLLSPSHRRRLRENLEQAGYGGHLRAAIAESGKAIAELPFVWCAPQERVTRHVTMENWELVQRQLDAGRGIVFLTPHLGCFELTAQQVSLRVELTVMYRPPRQSALKPLVEGARERQHMHLAPANLAGVRMLVKALRGGQPVGVLPDQVPQEGEGVWAPFFGRDAYTMTLPAKLAQLGKADILTVYAERLPRGRGFAIRFVPFEGSLDGDAAQQAAAINRQMEKLIAFCPAQYFWSYNRYKKPQGVEAPHPETVA; translated from the coding sequence ATGCTTGTCCTTTTGTTTCGGATCCTGTCGTTTTTGCCGTTGCGCGTCCTGCATGCGCTCGGCGCCGCGCTCGGCTGGATCGTCTATCTGCTCTCGCCGTCGCACCGCCGGCGCCTGCGCGAGAACCTCGAACAGGCCGGCTACGGCGGCCATCTGCGCGCCGCGATCGCCGAGTCCGGCAAGGCCATCGCCGAGCTGCCGTTCGTCTGGTGCGCGCCGCAGGAGCGCGTCACCCGGCACGTCACCATGGAAAACTGGGAACTGGTCCAGCGCCAGCTCGACGCCGGCCGCGGCATCGTCTTCCTCACGCCGCACCTGGGCTGCTTCGAACTGACCGCCCAGCAAGTCTCGCTGCGCGTCGAACTGACGGTCATGTACCGCCCGCCGCGCCAGAGCGCCCTGAAACCGCTCGTCGAGGGTGCCCGCGAGCGCCAGCACATGCACCTGGCGCCCGCCAACCTGGCCGGAGTGCGCATGCTCGTCAAGGCGCTGCGGGGCGGCCAGCCGGTCGGCGTGCTGCCGGACCAGGTTCCGCAGGAAGGAGAAGGCGTGTGGGCGCCATTCTTCGGCCGCGACGCCTATACGATGACCCTGCCCGCCAAGCTGGCCCAGCTGGGCAAGGCCGATATCCTGACCGTGTACGCGGAACGCCTGCCGCGCGGCCGCGGCTTCGCCATCCGCTTCGTCCCGTTCGAAGGGTCGCTGGACGGCGATGCGGCCCAGCAGGCCGCCGCCATCAACCGCCAGATGGAGAAGCTCATCGCCTTCTGCCCCGCCCAGTATTTCTGGAGTTATAACCGCTACAAGAAGCCGCAAGGCGTCGAAGCACCGCACCCCGAGACCGTCGCATGA
- a CDS encoding tetratricopeptide repeat protein, with amino-acid sequence MANREELAVIRGARAGRAESQLALGRLYLFGSAGLPKSLPTALHWLDRAAQQGCDEAWQLIGNHIPIDLARDSLQPVTGWYERAYDGGLVRAGLVYAQLVLGALNDGQCTPAQRAKALRALEDAARAGFPEAQWLLAREHGAAPPETDEPAARAPVASPAGQRWLRQAADSGVGAAQFALLEQDWNAGRWSAWLERALPLARVLAGSDAAQDHTAARLAPDEVLLLSRCARLVAANEAPHDVGQDELLRFWEIAATEQDRHAQFALGLWCARMRVDGKRLPGSHGAANFKKAVRWLTQAGEQGLAEAWYALSRIYIKPEFSQRNVLEAQKYLERAAEMGYRDAQLECGNAAWRARRENENNDVRALFWLQKAAAQACPKAAAALRKLAPRLPGAWKDLGALAGRDLAAHPLLAARLELAVAFGLSRAEALLLDIRGADRGHCLVIDIRASYGRSRRRLISVETAQERQLLDRVALVFENVDCGLGGPEGNYRQRLYRLRSLLPEMASAESATDEPEESPAPDGAPDGDYSLAA; translated from the coding sequence ATGGCAAATCGTGAAGAACTGGCGGTCATCCGCGGCGCACGTGCCGGGCGCGCCGAATCGCAACTGGCCCTGGGCCGGCTCTATCTGTTCGGCAGTGCCGGACTGCCGAAGAGCCTGCCCACGGCCCTCCACTGGCTCGACCGCGCCGCACAGCAGGGTTGCGATGAAGCATGGCAATTGATCGGGAACCATATTCCGATCGATCTCGCGCGTGACAGCCTGCAGCCGGTCACCGGCTGGTACGAACGGGCGTACGACGGCGGCCTCGTGCGCGCCGGGCTCGTCTACGCCCAATTGGTGCTGGGCGCGCTGAACGATGGCCAGTGCACGCCGGCCCAGCGCGCCAAGGCGCTGCGCGCGCTGGAAGATGCGGCCCGTGCCGGCTTCCCGGAGGCGCAGTGGCTGCTCGCGCGCGAACATGGCGCCGCCCCGCCCGAGACGGACGAGCCGGCCGCCCGCGCGCCCGTGGCCAGCCCGGCGGGCCAGCGCTGGCTGCGCCAGGCGGCGGACAGCGGCGTCGGCGCGGCGCAGTTCGCCCTGCTGGAACAGGACTGGAACGCGGGCCGCTGGTCCGCCTGGCTGGAGCGGGCGCTCCCGCTGGCGCGCGTCCTGGCCGGTTCCGATGCCGCGCAGGACCACACGGCCGCCCGCCTGGCGCCGGACGAAGTGTTGCTGCTGTCGCGCTGCGCCCGGCTCGTCGCGGCGAACGAGGCGCCGCACGACGTCGGCCAGGACGAATTGCTGCGGTTCTGGGAAATCGCCGCGACCGAACAGGACCGCCATGCCCAGTTCGCGCTCGGCCTGTGGTGCGCCCGCATGCGGGTGGACGGCAAACGCCTGCCCGGCAGCCATGGCGCGGCCAACTTCAAGAAGGCCGTGCGCTGGCTGACGCAGGCCGGCGAGCAGGGCCTGGCCGAAGCCTGGTACGCCCTGTCGCGCATCTATATCAAGCCGGAATTCTCCCAGCGCAATGTGCTGGAAGCGCAGAAATACCTGGAGCGCGCGGCGGAGATGGGCTATCGCGACGCCCAGCTGGAATGCGGGAATGCGGCGTGGCGTGCGCGCCGCGAGAACGAGAACAACGACGTGCGCGCGCTGTTCTGGTTGCAGAAGGCGGCGGCGCAGGCTTGTCCCAAGGCCGCGGCCGCGCTGCGCAAGCTGGCGCCGCGCCTGCCCGGCGCCTGGAAAGACCTGGGCGCGCTGGCCGGACGCGACCTGGCGGCCCATCCGCTGCTGGCCGCGCGCCTGGAACTGGCGGTGGCCTTTGGCCTGAGCCGGGCCGAGGCGCTGTTGCTGGACATCCGCGGCGCCGACCGCGGCCACTGCCTCGTGATCGACATTCGCGCCAGCTACGGACGCAGCCGGCGCCGGCTGATCTCGGTGGAAACGGCGCAGGAGCGCCAGTTGCTCGACCGCGTGGCGCTCGTCTTCGAGAACGTCGATTGCGGTCTGGGTGGACCGGAAGGGAATTACCGCCAGCGCCTGTACCGGCTGCGCAGCTTGCTGCCGGAGATGGCGAGTGCGGAGTCCGCGACGGACGAACCGGAAGAGTCCCCGGCGCCGGACGGCGCGCCGGATGGTGACTACTCGCTCGCCGCCTGA
- a CDS encoding phage holin family protein: protein MRLLLTWLINAAALMALPYLMHSVSVDNVGAALVAALVLGLVNTIIRPLLVVLTLPVTVVSLGLFILVINALLFWLVAHLVGGFHVAGFWSAFLAAILYSVISWALSTLLLNKDGNP, encoded by the coding sequence ATGCGCCTGCTCCTGACCTGGCTGATCAACGCGGCAGCCCTGATGGCCCTGCCTTACCTGATGCATTCGGTATCGGTCGACAACGTCGGCGCCGCCCTCGTGGCGGCCCTTGTCCTGGGCCTCGTGAACACGATCATCCGTCCGTTGCTCGTCGTGCTGACGCTGCCCGTGACGGTCGTGTCGCTGGGCCTGTTCATCCTGGTGATCAACGCATTGCTGTTCTGGCTGGTCGCGCACCTCGTCGGGGGTTTTCATGTCGCGGGGTTCTGGTCCGCGTTCCTGGCGGCGATCCTGTACAGTGTCATTTCGTGGGCGCTTTCTACCTTATTACTCAACAAAGATGGAAACCCCTAA
- a CDS encoding lysophospholipid acyltransferase family protein: protein MRFLIFLLWLLHFLPLPVLGRIGNAVGWLMYYAIPKRRKIALVNLRLCMPELGEAERVDIAKRHFMAYSRSILERSLIWWAPFERIQGLIEIVPKVPKEQMESGPTIVFCPHFVCLDVAGVASRVVPLSTMYSPQKNKAFDDLLRYGRERYGPVRLFTRTDGIKPIIRALREGLPYFMLPDMDFGEKDATFVPFFGIPAATLTAMGRLAGATGAKVIPVVATFLPNYKGYRVEFYPAWEDFPGDDIIAATRRMNAFIEDRVHEHPAEYFWTHKRFKTRPPGEPSFYD from the coding sequence ATGAGGTTCCTGATTTTCCTGTTGTGGCTGCTGCACTTCCTGCCGCTGCCTGTCCTTGGTCGCATCGGCAACGCCGTCGGCTGGCTGATGTATTACGCGATTCCCAAGCGCCGCAAGATCGCGCTGGTCAACCTGCGCCTGTGCATGCCCGAACTGGGCGAAGCGGAGCGGGTCGATATCGCCAAGCGCCATTTCATGGCCTATTCGCGCAGCATCCTGGAGCGCTCGCTGATCTGGTGGGCGCCGTTCGAGCGCATCCAGGGCCTGATCGAGATCGTCCCCAAGGTGCCGAAGGAACAGATGGAAAGCGGCCCGACCATCGTGTTCTGTCCGCACTTCGTGTGCCTGGACGTGGCCGGCGTGGCGTCGCGCGTCGTGCCGCTGTCGACGATGTATTCGCCGCAAAAGAACAAGGCATTCGACGATTTGTTGCGTTATGGCCGCGAACGCTATGGCCCGGTGCGTCTGTTCACGCGCACCGACGGCATCAAGCCGATCATCCGCGCACTGCGCGAAGGCCTCCCCTACTTCATGCTGCCGGACATGGACTTCGGCGAAAAGGATGCGACCTTCGTCCCGTTCTTCGGCATCCCGGCCGCCACGTTGACGGCGATGGGCCGGCTGGCGGGCGCGACCGGCGCAAAAGTCATCCCGGTCGTCGCCACTTTCCTGCCCAACTACAAGGGATACCGGGTAGAGTTCTATCCTGCATGGGAAGATTTTCCGGGCGACGATATCATCGCCGCCACCCGTCGCATGAACGCCTTCATCGAGGACCGCGTGCACGAACATCCGGCCGAGTACTTCTGGACGCATAAGCGCTTCAAGACCCGGCCGCCCGGCGAGCCCTCGTTCTACGATTAA